A genomic window from Pyxicephalus adspersus chromosome 2, UCB_Pads_2.0, whole genome shotgun sequence includes:
- the TYMP gene encoding thymidine phosphorylase isoform X1: MASTTAKGCNDTLQFRMVDIIAKKRNGLPLSSQEIRHVVKETIKGQVQDSQLGALLMAIWLRGMNTEETMTLTKETAASGCVLTWPEEWNGLVVDKHSTGGVGDKISLPLAPALAACGCKVPMISGRGLGHTGGTLDKLESVPGYSSIQSPEQMLEILKSVGCCIVGQSADLVPADKIFYEIRDVTATVDSLPLITASVISKKMVECLSALILDVKFGEAAQSPTIEDAKILANSLVSVGVSLGIPTIALITNMDNPIGYCVGNSLEVIESLKCLEGKGPEDLRELVTRTGGYLLWLCGQAVSESQGAEKIAKVLDDGSALQHFRKMMEAQGVPSDIARNLNSDINLGKTSHVKELIVQRTGTVEQIHARPIGEILNSLGAGRRKATDVINHYVGAEILVKVGQHVEKGSPWIRIHYEKPPLNDEQREALQNAICITDRPAFKPPSLIRDIIISHDKNKK; the protein is encoded by the exons atggcaTCCACAACAGCAAAAGGATGTAATG ACACTTTACAGTTTCGGATGGTTGATATAATTGCTAAGAAGCGTAATGGATTACCGCTGTCGTCACAGGAGATCAGGCATGTGGTGAAGGAGACAATAAAAGGCCAGGTTCAAGACAGTCAACTTG GTGCTCTTCTTATGGCAATCTGGCTGCGTGGAATGAATACAGAAGAGACCATGACCTTAACCAAGGAAACAGCAGCTTCAGGATGTGTGCTGACATGGCCAGAGGAATGGAATGGGTTAGTAGTGGACAAGCACTCTACAGGAGGAGTTGGAGACAAAATAAGCCTGCCTCTGGCACCAGCACTTGCTGCCTGTGGATGCAAG GTTCCAATGATAAGTGGACGAGGACTGGGACATACTGGTGGAACACTGGATAAGTTAGAATCAGTTCCAGGGTACAGCAGCATACAGAGCCCTGAACAG ATGTTAGAAATCCTTAAGTCTGTTGGATGTTGTATTGTTGGGCAGTCTGCAGATCTTGTCCCAGCTGATAAGATATTCTATGAGATTCGAGATGTTACAGCGACAGTGGACAGTCTGCCTCTGATCACAG CCTCAGTGATAAGCAAAAAGATGGTTGAATGCCTTTCTGCACTAATCCTTGACGTCAAGTTTGGTGAAGCAGCTCAAAGTCCAACCATTGAAGATGCAAAAATACTGGCAAATAGTCTT GTAAGTGTAGGAGTTTCTCTTGGAATCCCCACAATTGCTCTTATAACTAATATGGATAATCCTATTGGTTACTGTGTAGGGAATAGCTTGGAGGTTATTGAATCACTGAAATGTTTGGAAGGAAAAGGTCCAGAAGATCTCAGAGAACTTGTCACACGCACAG GTGGATATCTCCTCTGGCTTTGTGGTCAGGCTGTCTCAGAATCACAAGGTGCTGAGAAAATTGCCAAAGTGTTGGATGATGGATCTGCTTTACAACATTTCCGAAAGATGATGGAAGCTCAAGGGGTGCCGTCTGATATTGCAAGGAATCTTAACTCCGACATCAATTTAGGAAAAACATCTCATGTGAAAGAGCTGATAGTTCAGAGAACAG gCACAGTGGAGCAGATTCACGCCAGACCTATTGGTGAAATTCTAAATTCACTTGGAGCTGGCAGGAGAAAGGCAACAGATGTCATTAACCACTATGTTGGAGCAGAGATTCTGGTGAAAGTGGGGCAGCATGTAGAAAAAG gGTCTCCTTGGATTAGGATTCATTATGAGAAGCCTCCTCTAAATGACGAGCAGAGAGAAGCACTCCAAAATGCCATTTGCATCACAGATCGGCCTGCTTTTAAACCACCATCTTTAATCAGGGATATTATTATCTCTCATGacaagaacaaaaaatga
- the TYMP gene encoding thymidine phosphorylase isoform X2 codes for MASTSAKGCNDTLQFRMVDIIAKKRNGLPLSSQEIRHVVKETIKGQVQDSQLGALLMAIWLRGMNTEETMTLTKETAASGCVLTWPEEWNGLVVDKHSTGGVGDKISLPLAPALAACGCKVPMISGRGLGHTGGTLDKLESVPGYSSIQSPEQMLEILKSVGCCIVGQSADLVPADKIFYEIRDVTATVDSLPLITASVISKKMVECLSALILDVKFGEAAQSPTIEDAKILANSLVSVGVSLGIPTIALITNMDNPIGYCVGNSLEVIESLKCLEGKGPEDLRELVTRTGGYLLWLCGQAVSESQGAEKIAKVLDDGSALQHFRKMMEAQGVPSDIARNLNSDINLGKTSHVKELIVQRTGTVEQIHARPIGEILNSLGAGRRKATDVINHYVGAEILVKVGQHVEKGSPWIRIHYEKPPLNDEQREALQNAICITDRPAFKPPSLIRDIIISHDKNKK; via the exons atggcatCCACATCAGCAAAAGGATGTAATG ACACTTTACAGTTTCGGATGGTTGATATAATTGCTAAGAAGCGTAATGGATTACCGCTGTCGTCACAGGAGATCAGGCATGTGGTGAAGGAGACAATAAAAGGCCAGGTTCAAGACAGTCAACTTG GTGCTCTTCTTATGGCAATCTGGCTGCGTGGAATGAATACAGAAGAGACCATGACCTTAACCAAGGAAACAGCAGCTTCAGGATGTGTGCTGACATGGCCAGAGGAATGGAATGGGTTAGTAGTGGACAAGCACTCTACAGGAGGAGTTGGAGACAAAATAAGCCTGCCTCTGGCACCAGCACTTGCTGCCTGTGGATGCAAG GTTCCAATGATAAGTGGACGAGGACTGGGACATACTGGTGGAACACTGGATAAGTTAGAATCAGTTCCAGGGTACAGCAGCATACAGAGCCCTGAACAG ATGTTAGAAATCCTTAAGTCTGTTGGATGTTGTATTGTTGGGCAGTCTGCAGATCTTGTCCCAGCTGATAAGATATTCTATGAGATTCGAGATGTTACAGCGACAGTGGACAGTCTGCCTCTGATCACAG CCTCAGTGATAAGCAAAAAGATGGTTGAATGCCTTTCTGCACTAATCCTTGACGTCAAGTTTGGTGAAGCAGCTCAAAGTCCAACCATTGAAGATGCAAAAATACTGGCAAATAGTCTT GTAAGTGTAGGAGTTTCTCTTGGAATCCCCACAATTGCTCTTATAACTAATATGGATAATCCTATTGGTTACTGTGTAGGGAATAGCTTGGAGGTTATTGAATCACTGAAATGTTTGGAAGGAAAAGGTCCAGAAGATCTCAGAGAACTTGTCACACGCACAG GTGGATATCTCCTCTGGCTTTGTGGTCAGGCTGTCTCAGAATCACAAGGTGCTGAGAAAATTGCCAAAGTGTTGGATGATGGATCTGCTTTACAACATTTCCGAAAGATGATGGAAGCTCAAGGGGTGCCGTCTGATATTGCAAGGAATCTTAACTCCGACATCAATTTAGGAAAAACATCTCATGTGAAAGAGCTGATAGTTCAGAGAACAG gCACAGTGGAGCAGATTCACGCCAGACCTATTGGTGAAATTCTAAATTCACTTGGAGCTGGCAGGAGAAAGGCAACAGATGTCATTAACCACTATGTTGGAGCAGAGATTCTGGTGAAAGTGGGGCAGCATGTAGAAAAAG gGTCTCCTTGGATTAGGATTCATTATGAGAAGCCTCCTCTAAATGACGAGCAGAGAGAAGCACTCCAAAATGCCATTTGCATCACAGATCGGCCTGCTTTTAAACCACCATCTTTAATCAGGGATATTATTATCTCTCATGacaagaacaaaaaatga
- the TYMP gene encoding thymidine phosphorylase isoform X3, with translation MVDIIAKKRNGLPLSSQEIRHVVKETIKGQVQDSQLGALLMAIWLRGMNTEETMTLTKETAASGCVLTWPEEWNGLVVDKHSTGGVGDKISLPLAPALAACGCKVPMISGRGLGHTGGTLDKLESVPGYSSIQSPEQMLEILKSVGCCIVGQSADLVPADKIFYEIRDVTATVDSLPLITASVISKKMVECLSALILDVKFGEAAQSPTIEDAKILANSLVSVGVSLGIPTIALITNMDNPIGYCVGNSLEVIESLKCLEGKGPEDLRELVTRTGGYLLWLCGQAVSESQGAEKIAKVLDDGSALQHFRKMMEAQGVPSDIARNLNSDINLGKTSHVKELIVQRTGTVEQIHARPIGEILNSLGAGRRKATDVINHYVGAEILVKVGQHVEKGSPWIRIHYEKPPLNDEQREALQNAICITDRPAFKPPSLIRDIIISHDKNKK, from the exons ATGGTTGATATAATTGCTAAGAAGCGTAATGGATTACCGCTGTCGTCACAGGAGATCAGGCATGTGGTGAAGGAGACAATAAAAGGCCAGGTTCAAGACAGTCAACTTG GTGCTCTTCTTATGGCAATCTGGCTGCGTGGAATGAATACAGAAGAGACCATGACCTTAACCAAGGAAACAGCAGCTTCAGGATGTGTGCTGACATGGCCAGAGGAATGGAATGGGTTAGTAGTGGACAAGCACTCTACAGGAGGAGTTGGAGACAAAATAAGCCTGCCTCTGGCACCAGCACTTGCTGCCTGTGGATGCAAG GTTCCAATGATAAGTGGACGAGGACTGGGACATACTGGTGGAACACTGGATAAGTTAGAATCAGTTCCAGGGTACAGCAGCATACAGAGCCCTGAACAG ATGTTAGAAATCCTTAAGTCTGTTGGATGTTGTATTGTTGGGCAGTCTGCAGATCTTGTCCCAGCTGATAAGATATTCTATGAGATTCGAGATGTTACAGCGACAGTGGACAGTCTGCCTCTGATCACAG CCTCAGTGATAAGCAAAAAGATGGTTGAATGCCTTTCTGCACTAATCCTTGACGTCAAGTTTGGTGAAGCAGCTCAAAGTCCAACCATTGAAGATGCAAAAATACTGGCAAATAGTCTT GTAAGTGTAGGAGTTTCTCTTGGAATCCCCACAATTGCTCTTATAACTAATATGGATAATCCTATTGGTTACTGTGTAGGGAATAGCTTGGAGGTTATTGAATCACTGAAATGTTTGGAAGGAAAAGGTCCAGAAGATCTCAGAGAACTTGTCACACGCACAG GTGGATATCTCCTCTGGCTTTGTGGTCAGGCTGTCTCAGAATCACAAGGTGCTGAGAAAATTGCCAAAGTGTTGGATGATGGATCTGCTTTACAACATTTCCGAAAGATGATGGAAGCTCAAGGGGTGCCGTCTGATATTGCAAGGAATCTTAACTCCGACATCAATTTAGGAAAAACATCTCATGTGAAAGAGCTGATAGTTCAGAGAACAG gCACAGTGGAGCAGATTCACGCCAGACCTATTGGTGAAATTCTAAATTCACTTGGAGCTGGCAGGAGAAAGGCAACAGATGTCATTAACCACTATGTTGGAGCAGAGATTCTGGTGAAAGTGGGGCAGCATGTAGAAAAAG gGTCTCCTTGGATTAGGATTCATTATGAGAAGCCTCCTCTAAATGACGAGCAGAGAGAAGCACTCCAAAATGCCATTTGCATCACAGATCGGCCTGCTTTTAAACCACCATCTTTAATCAGGGATATTATTATCTCTCATGacaagaacaaaaaatga